The following DNA comes from Tistrella bauzanensis.
CAAGGTGTTGAAAAAAGGCATCAAAGACATGGTGCGGATATCGGATGCGCGCATGTCCGGCACCGCCTATGGTACGGTGGTGCTGCACACTGCCCCGGAAGCGGCGGTGGGCGGGCCGCTGGCGATCGTGCGCGATGGCGACATGATCGAGCTGGACGTGGCGGCGCGCCGGCTGCATCTGGACCTGACCGATGACGAGATCGCTGCCCGTCTCGCCGGCTGGGAGCCGGCGGTGGCACCGCCGGCCAGCGGCTATGCCCGGCTGTTTCACCAGCATGTTCAGGGCGCCGATACCGGTGCCGATTTCGATTTCCTGATTGGTGGTCGCGGGCGCGCGGTGGGCAAGGACTCCCATTGAGCGCGCCTCGCGTCCCGATCCGTCACAACAGGGGCACACGCTGTCATGTCCGGTAATACCTCTGCAACGCCCGGCACCGCCGGCCGACGCCTTGGCCTGATCGTGGCCGGGCTGGGCAAGATCGCCCGCGACCAGCATCTGCCGGCCCTGGCCGCTTGTATGGCGGTGGATCTGGTGGCGACCGCCGATCCGCAGACCGCGGCCATACCCGGCGTGCCGCATTATCCGTCATTGGCCGCTGCGCTAGGCGCACATCCGGGCGCGGATGCGGTGGCGGTGTGCACGCCTCCGCAATATCGCCATGCAGTGGCGGCCGAGGCGATCGCCGCCGGCCGGCATGTGCTGCTGGAAAAGCCGCCCGCGGCCACGCTGACCGAGATGGACGACCTGGTGGCGCGCGCCGATGCGGCAGGTCTCAGCCTGTTCGCCACTTGGCATTCGCGCTTCGCCCCGGCGGTGGCACCGGCGGCCAACTGGCTGGCTGGACGGCGCATCCGGCGGATCGCGGTGACGTGGAAAGAGAATGTC
Coding sequences within:
- a CDS encoding Gfo/Idh/MocA family protein, translated to MSGNTSATPGTAGRRLGLIVAGLGKIARDQHLPALAACMAVDLVATADPQTAAIPGVPHYPSLAAALGAHPGADAVAVCTPPQYRHAVAAEAIAAGRHVLLEKPPAATLTEMDDLVARADAAGLSLFATWHSRFAPAVAPAANWLAGRRIRRIAVTWKENVRRWHPGQAWIWQPGGIGVFDTGINALSILTALLPGRLHLRAADLDVPDNCAMPIAARLRFAAIDGAEVTADFDWLLPDPPVWEIAIDTDDGPLVMSGGGRRLVAGDRLLVDAPDGEYAAIYDHFAALVAAGRSDADVSPFRLVADAFMIGRQRHVASFLDN